Proteins encoded together in one Thermoplasmatales archaeon BRNA1 window:
- a CDS encoding ribonucleoside-diphosphate reductase, adenosylcobalamin-dependent produces MGAGNQLGIDIWNKKYCHNGETFEQWLDRISEGDKDIRRMIVEKKFLFGGRILANRGLQKTGLKVTFSNCYVIEPPEDSIESIFQCASKAARTFSYGGGVGIDLSKLAPRGAKINNTASATSGAVSFTDLFSMVTGLIGQHGRRGALMLTMSCEHPDLEEFMAVKTDLDRVTKANMSIRVTDKFMECVRDKETFVQTFVRPETNDTTVKNLDAYGFFKKLCYANWDYGEPGCLYWDRISKWNLLSEFPDYEYAGTNPCAEEPLPAGGSCLLGSMNLSEFVKDGKFDEEEFREGVAICVRALNDVLEEGLPLHPLQEQKDSVAGWRQIGLGIMGLADMLIKLEMTYGTKEAMDFCHKLGRIMADAALIASANLAKERGRFPRCNIDQILASPYFQENASEEAVELVKQYGLRNSQILTIAPTGTLSTMLGISGGIEPIFATHFERRTTSLSDHDEFYKVYPPVVKDYMDAHGLKDDSELPPFFVTAQNLDYKQRLNLQGTWQMHIDASISSTVNLPEDFPEENVYDLYIYAWQIGCKGVTVFREGCKRLSILTSEDKKKKDKEQAEKQKEEAIAAATTTVRGKVRTVSDNVIGKKRKLMTGCGSLHCTAFFDPVTGDLLEVYLNKGSTGGCNNFMISLSRMISLAARSGCEIDDIIDQLKSCGSCPSYAVRTFTKKDTSKGSCCPMAVGWAVKDMYEEMQRQIKESSLIAPAAAPEEKKTVLNPCPKCGEELTFQGGCNLCRACGWTKCD; encoded by the coding sequence TTGGGCGCGGGTAATCAGCTTGGAATAGACATTTGGAACAAGAAGTACTGTCACAACGGGGAGACCTTCGAGCAGTGGCTCGACAGGATCTCCGAGGGAGACAAGGACATCAGGAGGATGATCGTCGAGAAGAAATTCCTCTTCGGAGGAAGGATACTCGCGAACAGGGGACTCCAGAAGACCGGCCTGAAGGTCACCTTCTCGAACTGCTACGTCATCGAGCCCCCCGAGGACTCCATAGAATCGATCTTCCAGTGCGCGAGCAAGGCCGCCAGGACCTTCTCCTACGGGGGAGGGGTCGGAATAGACCTCTCCAAGCTCGCACCCCGCGGTGCGAAAATCAACAACACCGCATCGGCGACCTCGGGAGCCGTCTCGTTCACCGACCTCTTCTCCATGGTCACCGGCCTCATCGGACAGCACGGAAGGAGGGGAGCGCTCATGCTCACCATGTCCTGCGAGCACCCCGACCTCGAGGAGTTCATGGCCGTGAAGACCGACCTCGACAGGGTCACCAAGGCCAACATGTCGATCCGCGTCACCGACAAGTTCATGGAGTGCGTCCGCGACAAGGAGACCTTCGTGCAGACCTTCGTCCGCCCGGAGACCAACGACACCACCGTCAAGAACCTCGATGCCTACGGATTCTTCAAGAAACTGTGCTACGCCAACTGGGATTACGGAGAGCCCGGATGTCTCTACTGGGACAGGATCAGCAAGTGGAACCTGCTGTCCGAGTTCCCCGACTACGAGTATGCCGGCACCAACCCCTGCGCCGAGGAGCCCCTCCCCGCCGGAGGAAGCTGCCTGCTCGGTTCCATGAACCTCTCCGAGTTCGTCAAGGACGGGAAGTTCGACGAGGAGGAGTTCAGGGAGGGTGTCGCCATCTGCGTCCGCGCCCTCAACGACGTCCTCGAGGAGGGACTTCCCCTGCACCCGCTGCAGGAGCAGAAGGACTCCGTCGCGGGATGGAGGCAGATCGGACTCGGCATCATGGGTCTCGCCGACATGCTCATCAAGCTCGAGATGACCTACGGAACCAAAGAGGCCATGGACTTCTGCCACAAGCTCGGAAGGATCATGGCCGACGCCGCCCTCATCGCCTCCGCCAATCTCGCGAAGGAGAGGGGCAGGTTCCCCAGGTGCAACATCGACCAGATCCTTGCGTCCCCCTACTTCCAGGAGAACGCCTCCGAGGAGGCGGTCGAGCTGGTCAAGCAGTACGGGCTCAGGAACTCCCAGATCCTCACCATCGCCCCCACCGGAACCCTGTCCACCATGCTGGGCATCTCCGGAGGGATCGAGCCCATCTTCGCAACCCACTTCGAGAGGAGGACCACCTCCCTCTCCGACCACGACGAGTTCTACAAGGTCTACCCGCCGGTCGTCAAGGACTACATGGACGCCCACGGCCTGAAGGACGATTCGGAGCTCCCGCCGTTCTTCGTCACCGCCCAGAACCTTGACTACAAGCAGAGGCTGAACCTCCAGGGAACCTGGCAGATGCACATCGACGCATCCATCAGCTCCACCGTCAACCTCCCCGAGGACTTCCCCGAGGAGAACGTCTACGACCTGTACATATACGCATGGCAGATCGGATGCAAGGGGGTCACCGTCTTCCGCGAGGGATGCAAGCGTCTCTCCATCCTCACCTCCGAGGACAAGAAGAAGAAGGACAAGGAGCAGGCCGAGAAGCAGAAGGAGGAGGCGATCGCCGCAGCCACCACCACCGTCCGCGGAAAGGTCAGGACCGTCTCCGACAACGTCATCGGGAAGAAGAGGAAGCTCATGACCGGATGCGGAAGCCTGCACTGCACCGCGTTCTTCGACCCGGTCACCGGGGATCTCCTGGAGGTCTACCTCAACAAGGGATCCACCGGAGGATGCAACAACTTCATGATCAGCCTGTCCAGGATGATCTCCCTCGCCGCCAGGAGCGGATGCGAGATCGATGACATCATCGACCAGCTGAAGTCCTGCGGATCCTGCCCCTCCTACGCTGTCAGGACCTTCACCAAGAAGGACACCAGCAAGGGATCGTGCTGCCCGATGGCCGTCGGATGGGCCGTCAAGGACATGTACGAGGAGATGCAGAGGCAGATCAAGGAGTCCTCCCTCATCGCCCCCGCTGCCGCCCCCGAGGAGAAGAAGACCGTCCTCAACCCCTGCCCGAAGTGCGGTGAGGAGCTGACCTTCCAGGGCGGATGCAACCTCTGCCGCGCATGCGGATGGACCAAGTGCGACTGA
- a CDS encoding 20S proteasome, alpha and beta subunits, with protein sequence MSGNNSVSDNAVKTGTTTIGMKIKDGVVLATDQRATMGNLIANSHVQKVYPIADNLGMTISGLVGDAQLMVRYMQSQVSIYEMQKGAQMSVATAATLLGSVIRQGFYLGPILAGYDRTGGHVFSVDGAGGVIEDDYTSSGSGSVTAYGALESLYKPNMTKEQAIDVAIAGLNAARRRDNYTGDGMLILIIGPNGYEWVDQEKIKKRCEEIGFRYPN encoded by the coding sequence ATGAGCGGTAACAATTCTGTATCTGACAACGCGGTGAAAACCGGTACCACCACCATCGGAATGAAGATCAAGGACGGAGTCGTGCTCGCGACCGACCAGAGGGCCACCATGGGCAACCTCATCGCCAACAGCCACGTTCAGAAGGTCTACCCCATCGCCGATAACCTCGGGATGACCATCTCCGGTCTCGTCGGGGACGCCCAGCTCATGGTCAGGTACATGCAGTCCCAGGTCTCCATCTACGAGATGCAGAAGGGGGCCCAGATGTCCGTCGCCACCGCGGCGACCCTGCTGGGATCCGTCATCCGCCAGGGGTTCTACCTCGGCCCCATCCTCGCGGGATACGACCGCACCGGGGGCCATGTCTTCAGCGTCGACGGAGCGGGAGGCGTCATCGAGGACGACTACACCTCCTCGGGATCCGGATCCGTCACCGCATACGGGGCCCTCGAGTCCCTATACAAGCCCAACATGACCAAGGAGCAGGCCATAGATGTCGCCATCGCTGGACTCAACGCCGCAAGGCGCCGCGACAACTACACCGGCGACGGAATGCTCATCCTCATCATCGGCCCCAACGGTTACGAGTGGGTCGACCAGGAAAAGATCAAGAAGCGCTGCGAGGAGATCGGTTTCAGGTACCCCAACTAA
- a CDS encoding Collagenase-related protease produces MDNIMEILSPAGSPDSLVASVKGGCDAVYLAGKSFGARAFAGNFSDQQLEGAVGYCHDNGVKVYVTVNTLIKDSEMEDAVSFVRFLKDIGADAVLVQDIGLLKSLHSVDIAKHASTQMGIHSARGLEWCSENGISRAVLNRELTMEEIESLARDSPVETEVFVQGALCYCLSGGCLFSSLVGGRSGNRGACAQPCRKKYTFDDETSYRLSNADLYGIDYLKRLEKAGVTSAKIEGRMRSQAYAYLATRVYASANRGLPPEEYAEETELLRTVFNRGFSDGYLGGVKSPVQMKYADNRGFYLGRAKFRDRKFDTGDLDEPVNIKDGITLYSGDEKIGGFKISSVGKCASPFAVPDGTYDIYRTYDPRIDEIKNLVGEPPRFSGTTARKKVRIPLRTSDRKSIKLPEMSFYVNSVRNLEAVSPFADRVYYEMNDSLAEARELCDSKGIECVTIAPRFDPADSIADEGYPVMIHTPGQFIPDGKTRVYASYLMNMFNSRVDYPFYQATLSVELSAEEIQEIARHYPGRLEVMVFGRTELMCTRDPGMHNGMLIDEKRFRFPVYRDQRGLSHILNSSDLMLLPYLQQLGKFGIESAGIDLRKRPEKIARIVARAFAQDNVGAKTELGEMCGGINYGAYLRGTE; encoded by the coding sequence GTGGACAACATCATGGAAATACTCTCGCCCGCCGGTTCGCCGGACAGCCTCGTGGCCTCCGTGAAAGGGGGATGCGATGCCGTCTACCTCGCAGGTAAGTCGTTCGGAGCGAGAGCTTTCGCCGGGAACTTCTCCGACCAGCAGCTCGAAGGGGCCGTAGGATACTGCCACGACAACGGCGTGAAGGTCTACGTGACCGTGAACACCCTCATCAAGGACTCCGAGATGGAGGACGCGGTGTCCTTCGTCAGGTTCCTGAAGGACATCGGCGCGGATGCCGTCCTCGTACAGGACATAGGGCTCCTGAAGTCCCTCCACTCCGTCGACATCGCCAAACACGCCTCCACCCAGATGGGGATACACTCCGCCAGGGGCCTGGAATGGTGCTCCGAGAACGGGATCTCCAGGGCCGTCCTCAACAGGGAGCTCACCATGGAGGAGATCGAATCCCTAGCCAGGGACTCCCCCGTGGAGACCGAGGTCTTCGTGCAGGGCGCACTGTGCTACTGCCTCTCCGGGGGCTGCCTGTTCTCTTCCCTCGTGGGAGGGAGGTCCGGCAACAGGGGGGCGTGCGCCCAGCCCTGCAGGAAGAAGTACACCTTCGACGACGAGACCTCCTACAGGCTGTCCAACGCCGACCTCTACGGCATAGACTATCTCAAAAGGCTGGAGAAGGCAGGCGTCACCTCCGCCAAGATCGAAGGGAGGATGAGGTCCCAGGCGTACGCATACCTCGCCACCAGGGTCTACGCCTCCGCCAACAGGGGGCTGCCCCCCGAGGAGTATGCCGAGGAGACCGAGCTCTTGAGGACCGTCTTCAACCGCGGATTCTCAGACGGATACCTGGGAGGTGTGAAGTCCCCCGTCCAGATGAAGTACGCCGACAACCGCGGGTTCTACCTCGGGAGGGCGAAGTTCCGCGACAGGAAGTTCGACACCGGGGACCTCGACGAACCCGTCAACATCAAGGACGGCATCACGCTCTATAGCGGGGACGAGAAGATCGGAGGGTTCAAGATCTCCTCCGTCGGCAAATGTGCCAGTCCCTTTGCGGTTCCCGACGGCACCTACGACATCTACAGGACCTACGACCCCCGCATCGACGAGATCAAGAACCTCGTGGGCGAACCCCCGAGGTTCAGCGGGACCACCGCGAGGAAGAAGGTCCGCATACCCCTCAGGACCTCCGACAGGAAGAGCATAAAGCTCCCGGAGATGTCGTTCTACGTCAACTCCGTGAGGAACCTCGAGGCGGTCTCCCCCTTCGCCGACAGGGTGTACTACGAGATGAACGACTCCCTCGCCGAGGCAAGGGAGCTCTGCGATTCCAAGGGGATCGAGTGCGTCACAATCGCCCCCAGGTTCGACCCCGCCGACAGCATCGCGGACGAGGGATACCCCGTCATGATCCACACCCCGGGGCAGTTCATCCCCGACGGGAAGACCAGGGTCTACGCCTCCTACCTGATGAACATGTTCAACTCCAGGGTGGACTACCCGTTCTACCAGGCCACCCTGTCCGTCGAGCTCTCCGCCGAGGAGATCCAGGAGATCGCGAGGCACTACCCCGGGAGACTGGAGGTCATGGTGTTCGGCAGGACCGAGCTCATGTGCACCCGCGACCCCGGCATGCACAACGGCATGCTGATCGACGAGAAGAGGTTCAGGTTCCCGGTCTACCGGGACCAGAGGGGACTCTCCCACATCCTGAACTCCTCCGACCTCATGCTCCTGCCGTACCTGCAGCAGCTCGGGAAGTTCGGCATCGAGAGCGCGGGGATCGACCTGAGGAAGAGGCCGGAGAAGATCGCGAGGATCGTGGCGAGGGCCTTCGCGCAGGACAACGTCGGCGCCAAGACCGAGCTCGGGGAGATGTGCGGCGGCATCAACTACGGGGCCTACCTCCGCGGGACCGAGTGA
- a CDS encoding polyprenyl P-hydroxybenzoate and phenylacrylic acid decarboxylase, with amino-acid sequence MRFVVTMTGASGAAYGVRLLRELPGEKILVMSRTAKAILPEETHCTVDQVYAMADAVYEDDDLFAPVASGTFDYDALFVCPCSESSAAKFACGIADTLISRAVACAIKEGRKTVLVTRESPKSAIMLENELKLARNGCVMMDANPGFYPKPQTVDDIVGFIVGRCLMQAGIDQKLFRSWNGREGRPPAQ; translated from the coding sequence ATGAGGTTCGTCGTGACGATGACCGGCGCTTCTGGCGCCGCCTACGGTGTCAGGCTCCTGAGGGAGCTCCCCGGGGAGAAGATCCTCGTGATGTCCAGGACCGCCAAGGCGATCCTGCCCGAGGAGACCCACTGCACCGTGGACCAGGTCTACGCCATGGCGGATGCGGTCTACGAGGACGACGACCTGTTCGCCCCCGTCGCATCTGGCACTTTTGATTACGACGCTCTCTTCGTGTGTCCCTGCAGCGAGTCCTCCGCGGCCAAGTTCGCCTGCGGGATCGCCGACACCCTCATCTCCAGGGCGGTAGCGTGTGCCATCAAGGAGGGGAGGAAGACCGTGTTGGTGACCAGGGAATCCCCCAAGTCCGCCATCATGCTGGAGAACGAGCTCAAGCTCGCGAGGAACGGCTGCGTCATGATGGATGCGAACCCGGGTTTCTACCCCAAACCCCAGACGGTCGACGACATCGTGGGATTCATCGTCGGGAGATGCCTTATGCAGGCAGGCATAGACCAGAAGCTGTTCCGTTCCTGGAACGGCAGGGAAGGACGACCCCCCGCCCAATGA
- a CDS encoding universal archaeal KH-domain/beta-lactamase-domain protein (arCOG01782) yields the protein MNPDRLFDSLREQVSGMIPKDMKVSSIEFEGSLIVVYLKNYDEFSSNTALPRQIAQTVRRRVEFRPDPQDLADTDEVEKKIRSLIPKKAEITDINFLEDTGTAVVEAIYPDEVKGAGDKLLMDLRKTTGWNVNVIRAPPIPSKTISDIRGYIRYSHDERQKILKKVARNLVRNTLDGEQWVRVTALGGFRQVGRSASLLTTKNSKILIDCGLDPGSDATPYFNIPEANPLSDIDAVVITHAHLDHCGTLPALFKYGYDGPVYCTAPTRDLMALLQLDNIKLAWGEAKKALYDAKDVRNEILHTIPLKYGETTDIAPDVRLTLQNAGHILGSAIAHFHIGDGLHNVAFSGDTKFEKTWLFNQANNKFPRLETLVVESTYGGKKDFQPSRKEASEQLGEFIKEAASHGGKILIPVFAVGRSQEVMLVIEELERTGAIDPIPVYLDGMIWEATAIHTAYPEYLNNNLRTDIFQNNHNPFLSEIFHKVETADMREEICHSPDPCIVLATSGMMSGGPVMEYFREWCDDDRNWLLFVGYQSETSLGRTIQRGRSEITLPMRGKQINLQIRMNRETVDGFSGHSDRKQLMQFIETMSPKPSKIIVVHGEDRKCSDLASSIFQKCKIQTVAPANLETVRLR from the coding sequence ATGAATCCAGACAGACTATTCGACAGCCTGAGGGAACAGGTCTCGGGGATGATCCCCAAGGACATGAAGGTGAGTTCCATCGAGTTCGAGGGGTCGCTCATCGTCGTGTACCTGAAGAACTACGACGAGTTCTCCTCCAACACCGCGCTCCCCCGCCAGATCGCACAGACAGTCAGGAGGAGGGTGGAGTTCCGTCCCGACCCCCAGGACCTTGCGGACACCGACGAGGTCGAGAAGAAGATCCGCTCCCTCATCCCCAAGAAGGCGGAGATCACCGACATCAACTTCCTGGAGGACACCGGCACCGCCGTCGTCGAGGCCATCTACCCCGACGAGGTCAAGGGCGCGGGGGACAAGCTCCTCATGGACCTCCGCAAGACCACCGGCTGGAACGTCAACGTAATCCGCGCCCCCCCGATCCCGTCCAAGACCATATCGGACATCCGCGGCTATATCAGGTACTCCCACGACGAGAGGCAGAAGATCCTCAAGAAGGTCGCGAGGAACCTGGTCAGGAACACGCTCGACGGGGAGCAGTGGGTGCGCGTCACCGCGCTCGGGGGATTCAGGCAGGTCGGAAGGTCGGCTTCCCTTCTCACCACCAAGAACTCCAAGATCCTCATCGACTGCGGTCTCGATCCCGGTTCAGATGCCACCCCGTACTTCAACATACCCGAGGCTAACCCCCTCAGCGACATCGACGCGGTCGTCATCACCCACGCCCACCTGGACCACTGCGGTACGCTTCCCGCCCTGTTCAAGTACGGGTACGACGGACCCGTGTACTGCACTGCGCCCACCAGGGACCTCATGGCGCTCCTCCAGCTCGACAACATCAAGCTCGCATGGGGGGAGGCCAAGAAGGCGCTCTACGACGCCAAGGACGTGAGGAACGAGATCCTCCACACCATACCCCTCAAGTACGGCGAGACCACCGACATCGCACCGGATGTCCGCCTCACCCTGCAGAACGCAGGACACATCCTGGGTTCCGCCATCGCCCACTTCCACATCGGCGACGGACTGCACAACGTGGCATTCTCCGGGGACACCAAGTTCGAGAAGACCTGGCTGTTCAACCAGGCCAACAACAAGTTCCCCAGGCTGGAGACCCTGGTGGTGGAGTCCACATACGGGGGCAAGAAGGACTTCCAGCCCTCCAGGAAGGAGGCGTCCGAGCAGCTCGGGGAGTTCATCAAGGAGGCCGCCTCGCACGGAGGGAAGATCCTCATTCCCGTCTTCGCCGTCGGACGTTCCCAGGAGGTCATGCTCGTTATCGAGGAACTCGAGAGGACCGGCGCCATCGACCCCATCCCCGTCTATCTGGACGGTATGATCTGGGAGGCGACGGCCATCCACACCGCCTACCCCGAGTACCTGAACAACAACCTCAGGACCGACATCTTCCAGAACAACCACAACCCCTTCCTCTCGGAGATCTTCCACAAGGTGGAGACCGCCGACATGAGGGAGGAGATCTGCCACTCCCCCGACCCCTGCATCGTGCTCGCCACCAGCGGTATGATGTCCGGAGGACCGGTCATGGAGTACTTCCGCGAGTGGTGCGACGACGACAGGAACTGGCTCCTGTTCGTCGGATACCAGAGCGAGACATCCCTCGGAAGGACCATCCAGAGGGGACGCTCGGAGATCACCCTGCCCATGAGGGGCAAGCAGATCAACCTGCAGATCAGGATGAACCGCGAGACCGTGGACGGGTTCTCCGGACACTCCGACCGCAAGCAGCTCATGCAGTTCATCGAGACCATGTCGCCCAAGCCCTCCAAGATCATCGTCGTCCACGGCGAGGACAGGAAGTGCTCCGACCTGGCATCATCCATCTTCCAGAAATGCAAGATCCAGACGGTGGCTCCGGCCAACCTGGAGACGGTGAGACTGAGATGA
- a CDS encoding Carbon starvation protein, predicted membrane protein: MMILILGAIALLLGYLFYSKLIERTIRPFREPTPAVSRDDGRDYTPMPRWKNHLIQLLNIAGTGPIFGALMGAKWGSIVFLWIVFGTILGGAVHDYMSGMMSVRNDGSSFTAIAHKYLGKWARYPLLVLLVFLLIMWSATFARCAADLLVDITGLPLMFWMALILAYFIASALIPINKLIGRIYPVFGVLLIVMAVVVIAGLVIGGYGFPSMTLENLHPNGDTYFPDMLITVACGAISGFHATQSPMIARCLKDERDGRRVFYGAMVIESVIALVWATAGLAFYSGTAGLATELSRIGASGVVYDISTGVAGSIGGVLAVLGVIVCPITSGDTALRSARLMVQDDREVDPSDTKFTLMITLAIAAIIVLLCFIDFTVLWNYTSWLNQTLAAIVLWTATVFLLRTVSNRAYSLVTALPAMFMTMVVSSFIMHSGQGFGLDYNTAIIIGAVVTAVSVVAYARTVLGTSRPTVPSSEN, from the coding sequence ATGATGATCCTGATACTCGGAGCGATAGCCCTGCTGCTGGGATATCTCTTCTACAGCAAGCTCATCGAGAGGACCATCAGGCCTTTCCGCGAGCCCACTCCCGCGGTCAGCAGGGACGACGGCAGGGACTACACGCCCATGCCTAGGTGGAAGAACCACCTGATTCAGCTGCTGAACATCGCGGGGACGGGGCCGATCTTCGGCGCCCTCATGGGGGCCAAGTGGGGGTCCATAGTGTTCCTGTGGATCGTCTTCGGTACGATCCTGGGAGGCGCGGTCCACGATTACATGTCGGGGATGATGTCCGTCCGCAACGACGGCAGTTCCTTCACCGCCATCGCCCACAAGTATCTGGGGAAGTGGGCGAGGTATCCCCTGCTGGTCCTCCTGGTGTTCCTGCTCATCATGTGGTCCGCCACGTTCGCAAGGTGTGCGGCGGACCTCCTGGTGGACATTACCGGCCTGCCGCTCATGTTCTGGATGGCCCTCATCCTCGCATACTTCATCGCATCGGCGCTAATCCCCATCAACAAGCTCATCGGAAGGATCTATCCGGTGTTCGGTGTCCTCCTCATAGTCATGGCCGTCGTCGTCATAGCGGGCCTGGTCATAGGGGGCTACGGTTTCCCCTCCATGACCCTCGAGAACCTCCATCCCAACGGGGACACCTACTTCCCCGACATGCTCATCACCGTCGCCTGCGGAGCGATATCAGGATTCCACGCTACGCAGTCCCCGATGATCGCAAGGTGCCTCAAGGACGAAAGGGACGGGCGCAGGGTATTCTACGGCGCGATGGTCATCGAGTCCGTCATCGCCCTGGTTTGGGCTACCGCCGGCCTCGCATTCTATTCCGGCACCGCGGGATTGGCAACGGAACTGTCCCGGATTGGTGCGTCCGGCGTGGTTTACGACATCTCCACCGGCGTGGCAGGGAGCATCGGAGGGGTCCTCGCGGTGCTGGGGGTCATCGTCTGTCCCATCACATCGGGGGATACCGCTCTCAGGTCGGCGAGGCTTATGGTACAGGACGACAGAGAGGTGGATCCCTCCGACACGAAGTTCACCCTGATGATCACCCTCGCCATCGCGGCAATCATCGTCCTGCTGTGCTTCATCGACTTCACCGTCCTGTGGAACTACACCTCGTGGCTGAACCAGACTCTGGCCGCCATTGTGCTCTGGACGGCGACGGTGTTCCTGCTCAGGACGGTGTCCAACAGGGCATATTCCCTTGTGACCGCCCTCCCCGCGATGTTCATGACCATGGTGGTCTCGTCATTCATCATGCATTCCGGTCAGGGGTTCGGCCTTGACTACAACACCGCAATCATAATCGGGGCGGTCGTCACGGCCGTCTCCGTTGTGGCGTATGCGAGAACCGTTCTCGGGACGTCCCGTCCCACGGTCCCATCCTCGGAAAACTAA
- a CDS encoding Type IV secretory pathway, VirB11 components,-related ATPase involved in archaeal flagella biosynthesis: MISFRRLKEQALSWAPNRIEGLEEGQFVAGTNNVPDSPAMISKSTFMEDFRRIVSGNVRTKPSYADCWLVGSIGELEKIAEYDTPSGHVVIGTAEDGEVEYNLTPAEYVASDAVNGIIIEAIDAVRKEFRKNGGRADRYAVDSVSKEVIGAHADNILIACNGNAPAMEQQMCQMADIVYRYTVGLGVFDILLADPKLEDIYVDAPCDKNRIHVTMSGVDGTNSHLRCRTNLVVDRREVMNLINVLKRDSGLPYCESSPVLETDMRQYDARATVVGFPMSPLGDAVAIRKHSANPWTMTRLIANGTISHLDAGLISYLVQNRATFLVCGARGAGKSSLLSAMMFEFPVSQRILTIEDTLELPGERLRCMGYKVQSLLVDDRMDGDSLSRSNEALRVSLRLGESAIILGEVRGEEARTLYQSMRTGRAGSSIMGTIHGDSAKTVFERVVHDMGISPEAFMATDVLVTVGTFSDRKTGAQTRRVSEVVATTDRAGQFVDISHNRLDFTVPVMRRAMLSSSMNEDEVREEIRARSILREFLAHVGSVHDGRFLGPEWVAAANEHYARNRGRSADDILNSFKNRFRDETGLDPEA, encoded by the coding sequence ATGATATCGTTCCGGAGGCTGAAGGAGCAGGCCCTCAGCTGGGCCCCCAACAGGATAGAGGGGCTGGAGGAGGGGCAGTTCGTGGCCGGGACCAACAACGTCCCGGATTCCCCGGCCATGATCTCCAAGAGCACGTTCATGGAGGACTTCAGGAGGATCGTGTCGGGTAACGTGAGGACAAAGCCCTCGTATGCGGACTGCTGGCTCGTGGGGAGCATCGGCGAGCTGGAGAAGATCGCCGAATACGACACGCCCAGCGGACACGTGGTGATAGGCACCGCGGAGGACGGGGAGGTGGAGTACAACCTCACGCCTGCCGAGTATGTGGCATCGGATGCCGTCAACGGAATCATAATCGAGGCGATAGACGCCGTGAGGAAAGAGTTCCGCAAGAACGGGGGGAGAGCGGACAGGTATGCGGTGGATTCGGTGTCGAAGGAGGTCATCGGAGCCCATGCGGACAACATCCTCATCGCCTGCAACGGCAACGCCCCGGCCATGGAACAACAGATGTGCCAGATGGCCGATATAGTGTACCGTTACACCGTCGGTCTGGGGGTGTTCGACATCCTACTCGCAGACCCCAAGCTGGAAGACATCTACGTGGACGCCCCCTGCGACAAGAACAGGATCCACGTCACGATGTCCGGTGTGGACGGCACCAATTCGCATCTGAGGTGCCGCACCAATCTCGTGGTGGACAGAAGGGAGGTCATGAACCTGATCAACGTCCTGAAGAGGGACAGCGGACTCCCCTACTGCGAATCCAGCCCCGTTCTCGAAACGGACATGAGGCAGTACGATGCGAGGGCCACCGTCGTGGGGTTCCCTATGTCCCCTCTCGGGGACGCCGTCGCAATCAGGAAGCATTCCGCCAACCCGTGGACGATGACCAGGCTCATCGCCAACGGCACGATCTCCCATCTGGATGCCGGACTGATCTCGTATCTGGTGCAGAACCGCGCCACCTTCCTGGTGTGCGGGGCTCGCGGTGCGGGGAAGTCCTCGCTCCTCTCCGCGATGATGTTCGAGTTCCCGGTCTCGCAGAGGATCCTGACGATAGAGGATACGCTGGAGTTGCCGGGCGAGAGGCTCAGGTGCATGGGGTACAAGGTCCAGTCGCTTCTCGTCGACGACAGGATGGACGGGGATTCCCTGTCCCGTTCCAACGAGGCGCTGAGGGTCTCCCTCAGGCTCGGGGAGAGCGCCATCATCCTGGGGGAGGTCAGGGGAGAGGAGGCCAGAACCCTCTACCAGAGCATGAGGACGGGACGCGCGGGGAGCTCCATCATGGGGACCATCCACGGGGATTCCGCCAAGACCGTCTTCGAGAGGGTGGTCCACGACATGGGGATCTCCCCCGAGGCGTTCATGGCCACCGATGTCCTGGTCACCGTGGGCACGTTCAGCGACAGGAAGACGGGTGCCCAGACCAGGAGGGTCAGCGAGGTGGTCGCCACCACCGACCGCGCGGGGCAGTTCGTGGACATCTCCCACAACCGGCTGGATTTCACCGTCCCGGTGATGAGGAGGGCGATGCTGTCCTCGTCCATGAACGAGGACGAGGTGAGGGAGGAGATACGTGCGAGGAGCATCCTGAGGGAGTTCCTGGCACATGTCGGGAGCGTTCATGACGGAAGGTTCCTCGGACCCGAATGGGTCGCTGCGGCGAACGAGCATTACGCACGCAACCGCGGAAGGTCCGCCGATGACATCCTGAACTCGTTCAAGAACAGGTTCAGGGACGAGACCGGTCTGGATCCGGAGGCGTGA